The sequence CGAGCGCACCACCGCCCTGCCGCCGGCCGAGGCGTGGCGGCGGCTCACCACGTGGGAACGGCACTCCGCCACGGTGCCGCTGACCCGTATCGAGGTGCTGACCCCGCCGCCGTCGGGGGTCGGCACCGCGTTCGTGGCGCGTACCGGGGTCGGCCGGGCCGGTTTCGCCGACCCGATGCGGGTCGAGGTGTGGCAGCCGCCAGGGGGCGACGGGCACGGGCGGTGCCGGCTGGTGAAGACCGGGCGGGTGGTCGTCGGCTGGGCCGAGATCGAGGTGGGGCCGGCGGCCGGCACCACCCGCGCCGGCTCCCGGGTGTGCTGGCGCGAGGACCTGCGCGTACGCGGGCTGCCGGGCGCTCTCTTCGACCCGGTGACGTCCCTCGCGGGGCGGATGGTCTTCGGCCGGGTCCTGGACACGCTGCTCGCGGGGCGCCCCTGAGCTTCCGGGGCGGCTGCGCCGAGTTCCCGGGACGGCGGCGCGGAGGGCCTTCCGGAGAGCCTTCGCCCGTCGCGTCGATGAGTTCCGCCGACCGGAGCGGTCTACCCCGGTGTACGGCACCCGGCCGCACGCGTACACCCGCTCCGCACCCTGGAAGCAGGCCCCATGTCCACCAAGATCTTCGTCAACCTCCCGGTCAAGGACCTCTCCCGGTCGATGGGCTTCTTCACCGGCCTCGGCTTCACCTTCAACCCGGACTTCACCGACGACAAGGCCGCGTGCATGGTCATCAGCGACGACATCTACGCGATGCTGCTGACCGAGCCCTACTTCCGGACGTTCACCGGCAAGGCCGTCACCGACACCGCGACCTCCAGTGAGGCGATCGTCGCGCTCCTCCTCGACACCCGGCAGGACGTCGACCGGATCGCCGAGGCGGCCCTCGCGGGCGGCGGCCGGACCGCCGAGGAGACCAACGAGAACAGCCCCATGTACACCCGGGCCTTCTTCGATCTCGACGGCCACCACTGGGAGTTCTTCCACGCCGGCGGCGCGTAGACCGAAGGGAGCCGAAAACAGCGCCGCCACCCGCCGGCAGGTGGTCCCGCGACCGGCGGAACGCAGGTGCCCGGGAGGGGCGGGCGCGGCGCGCTCGCGCAATACGCTTGTACCGCGCAGGAACGTTCCGCGCGGGGGTGTCCACACACGAGGGGGGATCGGGCCGTGCCCGTTGCAAGAGGAGTGAAGATAGGCATCATCGGCGCCGTCTGCGCCGGGATGTTCGGCGTGGCCGGCTACGGCGCCTACAACATGTACACGGCGCTGGACGGCTCGGGGGGCGGCGGGGGCACGCGCACCGTGGCGAACACGGACCCGACGTCGGCCCCGAAGCCGCCGTCGGCCCAGCAGGTCGCGGACACCGCGCACAGGTTCCTGACCGCGTGGGCCGCCGGTCAGACCGCGAAGGCGGCGGCCGCCACGGACGCGGCGGACGCCGCGACGACCGACCTCACCGACTTCCACCAGCAGGGACACGTCACGTCGGTGGCGATCAGCGGCATCGCCCCGACCACCGGTGCGTCCGGCGGCGCGTCGTTCACGGTCACCGCGCGCCTGTCGTACGACGGCATCACGTCCACCTGGACGTACGCCTCGGCGCTCACCGTGGACCGCGACTCCGCCGGCGACGTGGCCGTCACGTGGAAGCCCTCCGTGCTCAACCCGGCGCTGGCGGACGGTGACTCGGTGGTCACCGGGACCGCGAAGTCGCCCGGGATCGATGTCACCGACCGGCACGGAAAGGTGCTCACCGGCAAGAGCTACCCGTCGCTGGCCCGGATCATCGAGGACCTCAAGTCCCGCCACGGCGACCAGGTCAAGGGCGGCACCGCGGGCATCGAGACCTACGTGCAGCACAGCGACGGGTCTGCCGGGAAGGTGCTGAAGGTGCTGCGCAAGGGCCGGAACAAGAAGCTCCCGACGACGCTGGACGCGGATGTGCAGGCCGCCGCGGAGAAGGCGGTGAAGAGCAAGAACGGCGCCGGGGTCACCGCGCTGAACATCTACGACGGCACCATCCTGGCGGTCGCCAACAGCGACCCGAGCGGCACCGACATCGCGCTCCAGGGCGCGGACGCCCCCGGCTCCACGATGAAGATCGTCACGTCCGCCGCGCTGCTCGAACGCGGCATGGGGCCCGGCTCGTCCGCCCCGTGCAAGAGCACGGACAACGTGGCCAACGGCCGGATGTACAAGAACGACTCGCCGAGCCTGCAGAACGCGAACGCCGATCTGCGCTGGGACTTCGCGAACTCCTGCAACACCGGCTTCATCACGCAGGCGCCCGCGCTCGGCGCCACCGGACTGCGGGACACCGCCGCCCAGTTCGGGCTCACCAAGCCGTGGAACATCGGCACCGCCACCCCGGACGACCAGCCGAGCTTCCCCGACGGCAGCGGGCCCGACGAGCTGACCTCCGAGATGATCGGGCAGGGCAAGGTGGTGGCGAACCCGATGATCATGGCGTCGGTCGCCGCCACGGCGGCCACCGGCAGCTTCCACGAGCCGCGGATCGTGGCCGCGAGCATGATCGACGGCCGGATCTCCGCGGCCGGCGTCGGTTCCCGGGTGTCGGGCGACCTGCGGCAGCTGATGCGCGCGGCCATCACGAACGGCACCGCCACCGGCGTCATGAGCGGCTTCGGCTCCGACTCGGGCGCGAAGACCGGCTCGGCCGAGGTCGACGGCCAGGCCGCCACCAACGGCTGGTTCACCGCGTACGCGGGCGGCGTGGCGGTGGCCGCGGTCGTCCACGACGCCGGGTTCGGCAACACCTCCGCGGGGCCGATCGTGGCGCAGGTGCTGCGGGCGTCCTGACCGGCGAGGCCGTACGGGCGGCGGGGGCGGCCCGCGCCGCTCGTACGGTCAGGCCAGCGCGTCGCCGTGCAGGAGGAGCAGCGTGACGGCGGTGACCGCCATCGCCAAGGTGGTGAGGAACGGCAGCCGGCTGTGCCGGCCCGCGCCCGCGGTGCGGACCGTGGCGACCGCCAGCACGCCGGTCACGGCGAGCGCCGCCCACCCGGCGCGACCGACCGGCCCCGGCGGGCCGAAGACGAGGACCGCGGCCGCGGCCAGCAGCGGCACCGGGGCGAGCAGGCGGCTGCGGCGCCGCCCGATCCGCTGCGGCAGGCCGCGCACGCCCGCGGCCAGGTCCGCGTCGATGTCCGGCAGCACGTTCGTGACGTGGGCGCCGACGCCGAGCAGCGCGCCCGCCGCGACCGCCCAGCCCGGCGGGACCGGGTGCCCGGGCAGGCCCAGCGTCACGAACGCGGGCAGCAGCCCGAACCCGACGGCGTACGGCAGCCACGACAGCGCGGTGCGCTTCACGCCCAGGTTGTACGCCCATGCCGCCGCGACCCCGGTCAGGTGCGCGGCGCCGGCCGCCAGCCCGCAGGCCAGCGAGGCCACGACGCACACGGCGAGCGCCCCCGCGGCCGCGGCCGCGGCCATGCCGCGTGTCGGCGCCCCCGCCGCCAGCGGCTTGTCCGTGCGGCCCGCCGCCCGGTCCCGTTCGACGTCCACGACGTCGTTGCACCAGCCCACCGACGCCTGACCGCTCAGCACCGCGGCCGCGACCAGCCCGCAGCCGCCCGCACCCCGCCCCGACGCCCCGGCGAGCGCCGTCACCAGCACCGTCACCGCCACGGTCGGCTCCGGATGCGACGCCTTCACCAGCCCCCACGCCACCCCGCCCGTACCCGCACCCGCGTCGACCGCCACCCCACCACGCTAGGCGGCGGGGCTCCCGTACGCCGTGACGGCTCGCCGTCACCACGGCTCCCGACCTCCGCGGGAGAACCGCGCGCCCGGCCCCGCACCGGCCGCCAGGTTCCGGAACGGCAGAACGGGGCAGCCCGGCGGGTTGATACGGCCACGTTTGGACGGATTTGACGCCGTCCTTCCTATGCTGAGGCAATGAGCCGAATCGTGGGCGTCCACGCGGTGCTGCCGCCGTACCGGTACCCGCAGCACGAAATCAGGGATGCCCTCGTGGAGATGGGAGCGGTGGGCCCGGAGGGCCGGGGCGTGCTGGACCGTATCCACGCGGCGTCCACGGTGAAGTGCAGGTACCTGGCGATGCCGTTGGAGCGGTACGGCACGTTGGGCGGGTTCGGCGAGGCGAACGCCGCTTACGTGAGCGCGGCGACGGAGTTGGCGCAGGAAGCCGTCAGGGGCGCCCTGCACCGCGCGGACATCGCCGCCGCCGACGTGGAGTTGGTGGTGTCGACGTCGGTGACGGGCCTGGCCGTGCCGTCGATCGAAGCGCGGCTGGCCGCCCGGTGGGGGCTGCCCGCGCACGTCAAGCGCGTCCCGATCTTCGGGCTGGGCTGCGTCGCGGGAGCCGCGGGGCTCGCCCGGGTGCACGACTACCTCGAAGGGCACCCGCACGGCGTGGCGGTGCTGCTCTGCGTGGAGTTGTGCTCGCTGACGGTGCAACGCGGTGACCCGTCCATCGCGAACGTGGTGGCGAGTTCCCTCTTCGGCGACGGCGCGGCCGCGCTGGTGGCGGTCGGCCGGGAGCACCCGGCGGCGCGGGCGCGGGGCCCCGAGCGGGGCCCCGAAACGGTGGCGACCCGCAGCCACCTCTACCCGGACACCGAACGCCTGCTCGGCTGGGACATCGCCGACAGCGGCTTCCGGATCGTCCTGGGCAGCGACCTGCCGGACACGGTGCTGCGCCATCTCGGCCCGGAGGTACGGGAGTTCCTCACCGACCACGACCTGAAACCGGAGGACGTCACGGGCTGGATCTGCCACCCGGGCGGCCCGAAGGTGCTGGAGGCGGTCCGGGAGACCCTCGATCTGCCCGCGCGCGCCCTGGAGTTGACGTGGCGCTCGCTCGCTGAGGTCGGCAACCTCTCCTCCGCCTCCGTGCTGCACATCCTGCGCGACACCCTGGACCGGCGCCTGCCGCTGCCCGGGACCCCCGGCCTGATGCTCTCGATGGGCCCGGGCTTCAGCTCCGAACTCGTCCTTCTCCGTTGGTAGGCCGCCGATGACGTCGTTCGCCCCGTCCACCGCGTACACCGTGCTGGTGCTGCTGGTCGCCGCCGAGCGGCTGGCCGAACTGGCCACCGCACGGCGCAACGCGGCGTGGAGCCGTGCCCGCGGCGGCGTCGAGCACGGCCGCGGCCACTACCCGGTGATGGTGCTGCTGCACACCGCCTTGCTGGCCGGGTGCCTGGTGGAGACCGGGTGGGGCGGGCGGCCGTTCGTGCCCGCGCTCGGCTGGCCGATGCTCGTACTCGCCCTGGCCGCACAGGCGTTGCGCTGGTGGTGCATCCGCACGCTCGGGCCGCGCTGGAACACCCGGGTGATCGTGGTGCCGGGGCTGCCGCTGGTGGACGGCGGACCGTACCGGTGGATGGGCCACCCCAACTACCTCGCGGTCGTCGTCGAGGGCGCGGCGCTGCCGCTGGTGCACGGCGCCTGGATCACCGCGATCTGCTTCACGCTGCTCGACGCGCCACTGCTCGCGGTCCGGCTGCGCTGCGAGAACGCGGCGCTGGCGCTCGCCCCCGACGCGGCGCCGCCCGTCGCGGTGGCCGCGCCGTGATCGACCTGCTGGTCGCCGGGGGCGGGCCGGCCGGGCTGGCCACCGCGATCCACGCGGCGCGCGCGGGGCTCGACGTGGTGGTGGCCGAGCCCCGGCCGGGTCCGGTGGACAAGGCGTGCGGCGAGGGGCTGATGCCCGCTGCCGTACGGGCGCTGGCCGACCTCGGGGTGGCCGTCGGCGGGCGCCCGCTGCGCGGCATCCGCTACGTCGACGCCCGGTACGAGGCCGAGGCGCACTTCCGGGCCGGGCCCGGGCGGGGGGTGCGGCGCACCGAGCTGCACGCGGCGCTCGCCCACCGGGTCGCCCAACTCGGCGTGCCCGTACTGCCGTTGCGGATCGACGCGGTACGGCAGGGCCCGGACGGGGTGACCGCGGCCGGACTCGCCGCACGCTACCTCGCCGCCGCGGACGGACTGCACTCCCCCATCCGGCGCGCCCTGGGCCTGTCCGGACCGCCCGATCCCGCGCCTGCCCGCTACGGCCTGCGCCGGCACTTCGCGGTGCCGCCGTGGACCGACTGCGTCGAGGTGCACTGGTCCGCCCGCGCGGAGGCGTACGTCACGCCCGTCGGGCCCGACCTGGTCGGCGTCGCCCTCCTCACCTGCGACCGCGCGCCCTTCGACCACCACCTCGCCGCCTTCCCCGCGCTCGCGGCCCGCCTGCCGCCCACCGCTGCGACCCCGGTGCGCGGCGCCGGACCCCTGCGGCAGCCGGTCCGGGCCCGCGCCGCCGGCCGGGTCCTGCTCGTCGGCGACGCCGCCGGCTACGTCGACGCCCTCACCGGCGAGGGCGTCTCCCTCGCGGTGCGCGGCGCCGCGGAACTCGTCCGCTGCGTGCGGTCCGACCGGCCGGAGGCGTACGAACGCGCGTGGCGCGCGATGTCGCGGCGGCACCGCGCCCTCACCACCCTGCTGCTGCGGGCCCGCGGCAACCCGGGGACGGCCCCGCGCATCGTGCCCGCCGCGGCGCGCTTCCCGGCGCTGTTCGCGGCCGTGGTGAACCGGCTCGCGTGAGGCGCCCGGTGCTGCGTCGCCCGCCGCCGGCGCGCCCGGGCGGACCGGTCCGGCTCGGTTCGAACCGCTTCAGCCCACGCCGTAGCTCGACGAGGAGAAGCCGGGGACCGAGTAGCCGTTGAGCACCCACA comes from Streptomyces sp. NBC_00448 and encodes:
- a CDS encoding penicillin-binding transpeptidase domain-containing protein is translated as MKIGIIGAVCAGMFGVAGYGAYNMYTALDGSGGGGGTRTVANTDPTSAPKPPSAQQVADTAHRFLTAWAAGQTAKAAAATDAADAATTDLTDFHQQGHVTSVAISGIAPTTGASGGASFTVTARLSYDGITSTWTYASALTVDRDSAGDVAVTWKPSVLNPALADGDSVVTGTAKSPGIDVTDRHGKVLTGKSYPSLARIIEDLKSRHGDQVKGGTAGIETYVQHSDGSAGKVLKVLRKGRNKKLPTTLDADVQAAAEKAVKSKNGAGVTALNIYDGTILAVANSDPSGTDIALQGADAPGSTMKIVTSAALLERGMGPGSSAPCKSTDNVANGRMYKNDSPSLQNANADLRWDFANSCNTGFITQAPALGATGLRDTAAQFGLTKPWNIGTATPDDQPSFPDGSGPDELTSEMIGQGKVVANPMIMASVAATAATGSFHEPRIVAASMIDGRISAAGVGSRVSGDLRQLMRAAITNGTATGVMSGFGSDSGAKTGSAEVDGQAATNGWFTAYAGGVAVAAVVHDAGFGNTSAGPIVAQVLRAS
- a CDS encoding UbiA family prenyltransferase, which translates into the protein MAVDAGAGTGGVAWGLVKASHPEPTVAVTVLVTALAGASGRGAGGCGLVAAAVLSGQASVGWCNDVVDVERDRAAGRTDKPLAAGAPTRGMAAAAAAGALAVCVVASLACGLAAGAAHLTGVAAAWAYNLGVKRTALSWLPYAVGFGLLPAFVTLGLPGHPVPPGWAVAAGALLGVGAHVTNVLPDIDADLAAGVRGLPQRIGRRRSRLLAPVPLLAAAAVLVFGPPGPVGRAGWAALAVTGVLAVATVRTAGAGRHSRLPFLTTLAMAVTAVTLLLLHGDALA
- a CDS encoding type III polyketide synthase, with protein sequence MSRIVGVHAVLPPYRYPQHEIRDALVEMGAVGPEGRGVLDRIHAASTVKCRYLAMPLERYGTLGGFGEANAAYVSAATELAQEAVRGALHRADIAAADVELVVSTSVTGLAVPSIEARLAARWGLPAHVKRVPIFGLGCVAGAAGLARVHDYLEGHPHGVAVLLCVELCSLTVQRGDPSIANVVASSLFGDGAAALVAVGREHPAARARGPERGPETVATRSHLYPDTERLLGWDIADSGFRIVLGSDLPDTVLRHLGPEVREFLTDHDLKPEDVTGWICHPGGPKVLEAVRETLDLPARALELTWRSLAEVGNLSSASVLHILRDTLDRRLPLPGTPGLMLSMGPGFSSELVLLRW
- a CDS encoding SRPBCC family protein, which encodes MALFVIERTTALPPAEAWRRLTTWERHSATVPLTRIEVLTPPPSGVGTAFVARTGVGRAGFADPMRVEVWQPPGGDGHGRCRLVKTGRVVVGWAEIEVGPAAGTTRAGSRVCWREDLRVRGLPGALFDPVTSLAGRMVFGRVLDTLLAGRP
- a CDS encoding VOC family protein, translating into MSTKIFVNLPVKDLSRSMGFFTGLGFTFNPDFTDDKAACMVISDDIYAMLLTEPYFRTFTGKAVTDTATSSEAIVALLLDTRQDVDRIAEAALAGGGRTAEETNENSPMYTRAFFDLDGHHWEFFHAGGA
- a CDS encoding isoprenylcysteine carboxyl methyltransferase family protein; this translates as MTSFAPSTAYTVLVLLVAAERLAELATARRNAAWSRARGGVEHGRGHYPVMVLLHTALLAGCLVETGWGGRPFVPALGWPMLVLALAAQALRWWCIRTLGPRWNTRVIVVPGLPLVDGGPYRWMGHPNYLAVVVEGAALPLVHGAWITAICFTLLDAPLLAVRLRCENAALALAPDAAPPVAVAAP
- a CDS encoding NAD(P)/FAD-dependent oxidoreductase codes for the protein MIDLLVAGGGPAGLATAIHAARAGLDVVVAEPRPGPVDKACGEGLMPAAVRALADLGVAVGGRPLRGIRYVDARYEAEAHFRAGPGRGVRRTELHAALAHRVAQLGVPVLPLRIDAVRQGPDGVTAAGLAARYLAAADGLHSPIRRALGLSGPPDPAPARYGLRRHFAVPPWTDCVEVHWSARAEAYVTPVGPDLVGVALLTCDRAPFDHHLAAFPALAARLPPTAATPVRGAGPLRQPVRARAAGRVLLVGDAAGYVDALTGEGVSLAVRGAAELVRCVRSDRPEAYERAWRAMSRRHRALTTLLLRARGNPGTAPRIVPAAARFPALFAAVVNRLA